TGCGTCCGATCCAAGGGGCAAGGCTGAATTCATTTACCCATTCAGACAAACGCAATGGATCGGAGCATTTTCTAGAAGATTTTGGCTTCATATTTGTTTTGATTGTACTAAAACATACAGCCATGAAGACTACAGCCCTTTTTATTGCCACACTATTTTTTGTTTCTATTGGCTTTAGCCAAGTTGATGAAATGGAGGCTTACGAAGCTTTTCAATTCAAGATCAACGAATTTCGCGAATTGGTGGAGACTAATGGGACCTTGATGGTCGATGCTGACAAAGAAACCGTGGGCATCCTCGCCGATGAGATCAGAAAGATGAGTAAGGAATTGAGCCAGGATGTAGGAGAGGTATTCAAGTGCTCGAATCCCGATTTCGGTAAAAAGCTGGCTATGTCGTATGCCTATGCGGGGGTCTCACCCGTGCTCAGCAATTTGTATTACAATCGAGCTTTTGTCAATGATGTTTGCCCCGAAGAGAAAAGCAGGTACAGCTATGACTTGGATCGGATCAGGCATTTGGCTTGGAGATATAAGGTATCTTCGGTTCAGGAGAAGAATGCCGAATTCTTATCTGAGATGTTGGAAACCGCGGCCATACTTTAAGCCGCGGGTCTCGATGAGTCGTGTATTCCAAAAGATCACCGTGCTGTCGATGAAGTGCAGTACAAATAGCATCAAGAGTCGAAAAGCGAATGGCATGGACTTACCGGAGGATAGATATAGAACCCATTAAACTCTGGCGAAGCGTAGGTTATGTTTCCCTGCGCTCATTTATTCGTCCTCTTGCCAACGCAATAAGCGAACTACTCAATCAGTAGGTAAAGACCGTTGGGCCTTCTTTGATTTTACCCATCACCACACTTTCTTCACCGAAGGTAACATGATCGGGAAGATCGGATTTATCGAGACCGTGTATCCTCATACAGTGCGGACAAGCAACGAGTTCACCACCTTCCTAAGCAACTTTATCTAAAAGTCCTCGGATGTTCTCTCCATCGAAAACGATGGTATCGGCTCCCGACCTAAGGAGCTTCACCCCATCTACGTTTAAGAAGACGGTTACTTCCATGTTATTTTTCAAAGCTTTTTCGGCAAAATGGAGTCCCATCATCGAGCCGTGTGCATTTACCGTGGCATCGCTGGTGAGATTGATCAATAAGTGCTTTGGAGTTTCTTCTACATTAACTTCTTTCTCAACATTCACGCATGATGTAGCCGCAAGGATGGTAAGGATTCCGAAGGCATAAATAATTCTGGTAAGTGTCATTTCAATTGACTTTTCAAGTTTCGTGGTACGAAGGTAAAAGTCTTGTTTCCGTTGAATGTAATTCAACTCACTTAGCAGCCGGGCCTCTGATGAAGTCGATTATCAATTGATTTCTATGAATATCCCTCTGCTACGGGGTATAAACCGTGTGCCATCTTCAAATCACAGCACTTCAATCAAATGAATATCAAAGATGAGCACGCTATTGGCAGGTATGCAGGGACGCGGGCTGCTGCCGTATGCCAATCCCGATGGTATAAGTAACTTACCACGGCCACCTTCTTTGAAAAAATGAATTCCATTTTTTTTGCTTTTTAACCCTTCCCTGAAACTGAGTTGTATCGGAGAATCTCAAACCTGCGAATAAGATATTCTCGTAGAACCGCAATCAATTTTAATCTGAGAAAGCCTATTCTTCTTTCGTCGCCACCCAAACGGAGAGGAAGTTTCTTTCAATGGCATGTGTAGACCCGTACAGTTTGCCATCCTCAAGGTAGAAGCTGGTATTATATGAGCCTGAGTTGTCGCCTGAAACCAAGGCTCCGTATATCCGGCCGGTTGAGGAATTTAGCTGACCGTTCTGAATTTTGACGCCTTCGCGGTAAAAGATGCCTTTAAATGTATTGTCATTTATCTTGCCGATTTCCATGATGGCAAATTGATTGTCGTCTGGAATGTGCGGTGTCATGTCCAGCTTCCACATACCGATAAGTTCCTGAGGATCGGCTTCTGTAGAGACGCCCTCAAAATTCAAATTCGAAATAGACAATAGTAGTAATGATGCGAATGAAATAATGGTTTTCATAATTATTGTTTTTTGGCAAACCTATGTCAGAAGGGGGCTTCACGCGATTCGTTTCGAGAATTGACACCTCTTGTCGTGTCACTTGACATGTCAAAAACAGAATTGAAACTATTGAGAAGACCTCAACTCACTTGGCAGAATGCCATAATGCTTTTTAACCGCGCGATTAAATGAAGACTTTGAGTTAAAGCCTACTTCCAAGGCCAAACTCAGCAAATCGTAATTCTTGGCTTCGGGTGCGTTCATCATTCTTTTGAATTCTTCAAGCCGGTATAAATTCAAAAAGTCTCTGAAACTTACCCCTTCGATCTCGCTCAAACTTTTGGTGATGAGATAGGATTTTATTCCGACTTTTTCGGCAAGTGAATTGAGCGAAAGCTCGGGATCTTTGAAGAGCTGCTCTCTCACCATTGCCTCTTTGATCGAATGCAATACACTTTCAAGCTGCGTTTTGTCCGAACCAGAGAGTTCAGATCGAAATAGAATGCCCGCTTGATTTCTGCGCTTGTACCCCTCAAAGCCTAGCCAATACGTTAGTATGGCCAGTCCTATGAAGTAGGGATAGTAGTAAAACTGCTCGAAGTGAAAATACCAAGGCAGGTCTTCGTAGGAACTGAGGTCAATAATGAGGATACCAAATATCAGCGTAAAGTATATGGCAAAAGAGAGGATGATTCTTTTGATCCATTCCGAATGGTCTTCTTTGACGTTGGGAAGGGATTTTTGGTAAGCCAGCAATCGCAGTGATTTGATGGAATAGACAACGATGATCGCACTGGCCACTAAATTCACCGTCGGCATGTTCATCCAGGCCACATATCCCCAGTACCCCAGCCAAGAGAGGCTTTCACGGGTTCCGTCCCAATAGAGGTTCTGAAGCCGAACGAATTCGCTAAATGCGATTTGGATCAGAAGCGGCAAAAAGTGTATCCAATCTTTTCGAGTGAGTTTTTTACCCGGCACTACGATGGATCGGGTATAAAAATACAAGAGAGGCCCGAATACCCAATTCACATCGATCATGAAGTAATACCAGGTATCGTAATAGCCTATTCCGAAAATTCTCAAGCACTGAATGAATAGGCGGTAAGAAAGCGCAAAAAGAATAAAGGATAAAATCTTGTTGGCGGTTTTATTCCGGCTGTCATTCCCCTTAATCAAGACTATCCCAAAGAAGATACCCTGAATGGCGCCAAGAGAATAAATGATGAGAAGAAATACCGAAGACAGTTCCACTTTTCAAATATAAGTCTCCATTTTTATCAGACACCCTTCAAAGTGGAAATTTAAGCGATGCTTGGGGCCAAGAGCATCATTCCGAATAAAGACGAGATCTTGTACCCCTTGTGTGATGGCCTGTGCGCTGGCGGAGGGGGTGGATTCAACGAACGGAGTGAGGTGAAGACGGGGGAGGGAAGGTCAGATACGAGATGTCAGATGTCAGTGAAGAATTATAAAAGGTGATGCTATTTTACTTGTGAGGTTGCGCCCTTTCTGCATCCGACGAAGCTTTTCAGCTCAGAGGAATGCATGGGCGTGGGTGGAAATCAGGAGTCAGTGTGCAGTGATCAATTATCAATTTTCAATGTGCAATTATCAGTGTGCAGTTATGAGTGAAAAGTGTTTTGGCTTTTAGCCATTAGCCATTAGCTTCGAGCTGATTCTCTCTAAGCAAAATTTCGATAGCCCTTCAGTCATAGACGTATTCATACCTATACTTTTCTCTGCCGCCACCTACGTTATAGCCTACATATTCGAAAGTGGCTTCTACGGGTCGGCCCTCTAAGTCGTAGAGTGTATGGCTTTTGATATTCAGCAATTCCAGTCCTTGATAGTAGTATACCGCCTTCGTCTTTGACAGGCCTGACAGATCCTCGTAATACTCATACCAAGGGATTTTGGAAGCAATGTCAGCATCGGCGATTACACTTTCAATATTCCCGTTTTCATCTCTCTCGTATCTTACCATCCCAACTTCCTCACTGTGTTGGTTAAAGAGGATTTGTTTTGAGAGCTCATTTTGATCGTCGTACTCAAAGTTCCAGTAATACGTCAATCCTATCAGTGCCATTCTGATCCGCTCGGCATCGAATTCACTCAAGTCATTCCGATCTACTTTGAGCTTTTTTGCTGCTTTAGTAAGATCATCGGTATCCAGTAATTCAACCCGTTGCGGATTTCCCTGTTCATTGAATTCATAGAGCGACATCTTAATAAGCTTACCTCTTTTCCAAACACAGTAGCGGCCATCGGTGTCCATACTATCTGTCTTCATAATGGCCACGCGAATTAACTTGTCTTTGCCTTTGAACTTTTCGTCGTAGGTCGTTCCATCCTCATTCGTACGGTATATCCACCGGTATTGAAACACTCCATCCGGATAGGATACCTCTTCCACTAAAAGAGAGTCCTTGACAAACCACTTATGATAAAGATCGCTCTCTCCTTTGAATAGGGAGGCTGTGAAGGTATCATCCGATTCATACTGAAAAACGGTCTTGTAGTAATGGAAATCTTCATCGGCGGGCTTGACTTTAACTTCGACCGGGCGAGATCTATCGTCAAAGCGAATGGTTGCATAGAGTTCTTCCTCTGATGTTCCGCTGTCAAAAATGCCGTGCATGACCATATCGGATTTATAGATGTTGACAATGGTATTCGGCGTAATGCCGTCATTTTTAAACGTCGGGATCGGTCTTCTGTCGTCATCGATCCAAAGGGTTTGGCTTTGGACCATCAGTGCAAATGAGAAGAATAAGCATGCGAAAAGAACTCCTTTCATGTCCCTTCAAAAATAGATGTTTGTATTCAAAGAAAGAAGCAGCGTGTGGCTAAACCAACGAGTAAGTCCTCATAACCTTTATCCCAAACCCGAAACCAATAAACTCAAAATCACCCATTCGGGTGAAAACCAGGTGTCGGGCATTGACCACTTTTGGAATCAGAATCAATAACCAAAAAATGTCATGAAAACCAATCATCTCGCCTCCATCGTTAAAACGGGTATCCTTGCCCTCAGCTGCACGGTCTTCCTTGCTTCGTGTACCAAAGAAACTCAAGAAGTGGTTGAACCGCTATACACCTTGGGTGATCCCAAAAGCCCTTCGCCCCAAGGTTCGCGCACCTTTGAAGTCAGTTCATTTGTTTTGGCAGGCGAAGAGCAGGCTAGTTCTTATCAGGAAATTGAATGGACGTTTATGAATAACGGTACGGTCATCGCAAGTTCGCCAAATCAAGAATGGCCGGGTACCTGGAATGTCGGCCAAATGGATGGTGTTCAAAAACTCTTTTTGAATTTTCCCGATGCTCCTCCGCTTATCAATGCGCTGTCAGGAATTTGGACCGTGGTGAGTCTTGACCTGAACAATCCCCAATTCATCAATGATGCGGGTGATACTCTTCAAATCATCCCAACGGGAGAGACAGTCATGTCACTTGAACTACAGGCCTTGAATGCCTTCTTACTGGATTCAGTCTTCGTTGTAGCTGATTTTGTCTATCAAGGCAATGATGTAACGAGCACTTTTAGCGATGTTTCCTTAGATTTCAAAGGGAACAATGTGGTGACCGCAGAACGTTTTGGTCAACAACGAGGCGGTCAGTGGATGACCAGTGAAACGCAGGATGGTATCGTGCTCACTATTCAATTTAATCCGCCTCCCGCACCCTTAACCGGTTTCAATGCTGCTTGGGATGTAGTGAGTTTTAGTGATACTGAAATTGTATTGGAAGACGTTGATGGTCCACCCGATACCGGAAGCTATTTGATCATCACAATGGAGAATTGATTGCCGTGAATAAAACAACCATAGTCTTTTGACTGAAAAGAAAGCCATTCCGTATGTTGGGATGGCTTTTTCTTTTTTTGGGAATGAATCCTTTCTTTGATCTGCGAGGTGTAGAGAGCAAAAAAATCACCTTGGCTACCCCAAGCCTTTTACTCGCCAAGTGTTTGCTTTTTTTTCGGTGCTCATGAAATCTTCGCCTAAGGCGGATAAGTTGCCTCCTTTCAGTCTTCCATTTATTCGGGAGCCAAGCTTCTTTCTGTTTGATCAATGCATTAAGATGACCAATGATGGAGTGGACAGTTCCCTCAACAAAAACAGGTTCTAAAAGATCTCAATCAGATTAAGAATGGGATTAAATCCGGTGACTCAAAAGATGAAACTCGATTAAGAATATCACAAGAATTAGTGATGCCTGTTTTTTAACAAAAATTAAATTACGTCGAAATAAAAGCTATATTGGACGATTAAATAGTTGTTCTGAGCGAAATAAATAAATCTAATTTCGCAAAAGGATAGTTAACCTTACTTAAATCATTAACCAAAAACCACAATTATGAAAAAGTATTTTACCAACACTTTTGCCTTTTGTGCAGCGATAATTTTATCGCTGGGCATGGTCTTAACCTCGCAAGCGCAATCCTGCACAAACACGATTCCATTCGGTTCGACATTAGCTTCGAGTATCGATGGCGAAACTGACACGCTATCGACCTGTATCTACTTCGGTGAACATCGGCCTGTAACAGCCGTGCCAATTGGTGCAAGTTATGAGTTTGCGATGCCTGATGGCGGTTATATTACCGTTAGAGAAGGCACCTTTGACGGTCCGGTTGTCGGGCAAGGCTCCGGATCAGCAAGCATATTCAGCGCTTCAGGAGCTGATCTTTTTGTACATGTGAATCCGGATGACGGCACTTGTGGAGAGTTAATCGGCACTTGTCAGGTACTTACTGCTCGTTGTCTGAATTGTGATGGGTGTTTTACACCTTTTCTCTTTGCGACAACAAGCTTAGCTAGCGGTGATAATTCATTGCTCACCATCAATACTTGTAACATAGCCCAAGAATACAATCAGGTTACGGACGTTCCGATATTTTCGGGCATTGAATTCACAACAACAGGCGATGCTTACATGACCGTTAGAGCGGGTAGTTTTGATGGAGCGGTTTTAGGGGAAGGATTCTCGCCATTGACCGTTTTCAGCGGATTCGATTCGGAGTTGTATGTGCACTATACCGCAGATGATGCTTGTACTTTTTCCAGTTCCACCTGTCTCGTAACTACAGTGCAATGCACCACTTGCCCTTTCCCTGATCCAATGGATGGTAACTGCTACAATACCAGTTCTTTTGGAGGTGCTGATCTTAGTGCCGGAACCAACGAAAGCACTTCCCTATCAAGTTGTGCATTTTCAACAGAGTATTCAGAAGTAACCGGAGTTCCCGCAGGTGAAAACATTGTGTTTACACTTGAAGAACCAGGCTATATTACGGTCAGAGAAGGAACTCCTAACGGTCCGGTAGTTGCCCAAGGTTTTTCACCGGTAACCGTTGCTGCATTTGCTGTAACTGGAGCGAACTTATACGCTCATTGGACATCTGATCAGTTTTGCACTCAGGGAGCTGAGTGCTTCGATGCCACAGTGCAGTGTACTACTTGCCCCTCTTGCCCTGATGGAAGCTTTATCGGTCAGGCCTGTGACGACGGCAATCCGCTTACTACAGGTTCTACAATCCAAGCTGACTGCTCTTGTGGTGGTGGTGGATTAATTCCGGAGAACGACACTTGCGAAGGAGTATCAACACTTCTTGACTGTGGTGAGTCGGTGAGTGGATCGACTGACTTTGCGCTTCCCGCTACAAACGTACCATCAGGATGCGGAGACTTTTTATCGGATACACAAGATGTTTGGTATGCATTCCAAGCAAATGGTTCGGATAATTATGTAGTGACTTTGGAAACAGAAGCTACTTTTGATGGAGTGCTTTACGCTTACTCAGGTCTTTGCGGCACACAAACTGAAATTGCGTGTTCAGATGCTATTGGGGGAGGTCTTACCGAAACCGTTGAGCTGAATGGATTATCAGCCGGCATCTACTACATTCAATTGTATGACTACTTTCAAACAGGTGATTATACTGTCAGCCTGGATTGTGTTTCCAGTTGTGTGAATCCTTTCCCAACGGTTAATGAAGCGAGCTTATCTACAGTATTTACGGGATCAGCGTTTGCTACTTCTTGGGATCCGGTACCTAATCAGATCGGATGCCAAATACAGGTAAGATTTGCCGGTGGATCGATTTTAGGTGCACAGATCGTTGGAGGTGCTTCAGCAGGGTCATTTAACATTCCCGGAAGTGTTCTTAACGCTGGAACCGACTACGAGTGGAGAGTGAGATGTGGATGCTCTCAGGTTCCATTAGTTGCCGGTGCTTTCAGCTCTTGGCAGCCATTTTCTACTCCGGGCGGCGCGACAATTGCATCGCAACCTAATCCTACGGGAGGACTTTCTAATGTAACATTCAGTGTAAGCGCGGAAGGATACACTACTCTGGAAGTCTTCGATATGAGCGGAAGAATGATTGATGCAGTCTTTACAGGGAATGCACAACCAAACAATGACTATCGTTTTGACTTTGATGGTTCTAGTCTACCTAATGGTGTTTACACTTACAGGTTAACTACCGGATCGGAAGTAGTGATTGATAAATTCATTATTGCCAAGTAAAATTTTAGATTCATATTTTCATAACAATGAAAGGCCGACTCCTATTTGAGTCGGCCTTTTTCTATTAGACTGTTCGAAAGCCGATACGAGATTGTTTCCTGAACTAAGCCAAGCCCAATGCTTAACTTTATTTTGATCAGGCGGCATAAGAAGGCAGAAGTGCGTGAATGAAACAGTACTATTCCTTTAGAAACAACTACTGATTGTACAGGGCAAAGGGTAGGCCGGAGGAGCTTTAAATCTAAAAGAGTAGGGGCAGGCAACCTTAACACATCACCGGTATTGGCCTCGCCATGATTTCTTATTTCCGGTGCCCACAAAATGTATTCTGATTAGCCGAATAACGTGCCAAATAAAAACCGCCTCAACAAAGCCGAGACGGTTTAAATTCAGTCAAAAATAAACTTCATTCCTTTATCTTCTTAGCCTTTACCGGTTGTTTAAAAAACTTAGGCTTCACCATCTCTTCATTTCCGAGGTAGGTCCAATGAATTTCGTTTGCATATTCCCGAATAATCGCATTGATATCTTCGAGCGAAGTATCCAGTACTCGCTGGGTGAATTTGTCCATGTTTTCCCAACTTCCCTGAATTTCACTAATGCCAAGAGATAGACTAATTGAAGCATTTGTTTCTTGTCCCATGTAGTAATTGGTCAAAAAGGACTGCTTGGTACCTTCCAATTCTTTCTCTTCATAACCGGAGGTCTTCACGTCATTGATTAGATCAATCATAACGTCTATGCTTTGCTCAGGATCAGTAGTCGAGATATAAATACGATTCATTGGCCTGGCAATGTAACCGGTGGTACCGGCCGATGGTGCGTATGACAAACTTCTTTTGGTTCTCAATTCCTCAAAGAATCTATTTCCCAAAATACGCATTGCAAGGGCATTGTGGACAGATTCTTCCGTACCCTTTTTAGGTGCGCTTAAGAATCCTGTAATGTAATTGGTTTCTATGTTTCGATCCTCAATATTAAGTCCGGCTTCAACTCCATCTTCGGCTACAAACCAGTTGGCGGATCTTCCTTCGGTTAACTCGGAAATATTTGACCTTGTGAAGTATGCACTTAATCTTTTCGTATTAACATCCCCAACAAGTACCATGAAAATATTGTTTTTCGCAAGGCGAGACTGATGGTATCTTTTTACCACATCGAGAGTTAAATTCTTTATTGATTCTTCAGTACCGGTAGGTTTTTTCTCGTAATCAGTACCTTTCCACGTGCTCGCCATAGCCATACTCATAAGACGCGCATCGGGATTTGTTTTGGACTGGCGTACATCATTCAGCATTCTATTCTTAATGAGATTAAAGTCTTCTTGACGCAGCGCAGGGTCTGCGATTGCTTTCAAGTAAATATCTACGGCATCATTGAAATTCTCTTTTATAGAACTCAGAGCAATGTTTCCATAGTCATACCCGGTGCTGGAAGAAATCTTTGCACCAAGCATCTCTAGCCTCTGCTGATACTCCATCTTCGACATACCGGCCGGGCCTCCTTCGGCAATCATGGATAGAAGTAACTCTTCTACACCTTGATATTCCATGCTGTAATTGTTCACCCCTCCTTTTATAAAGGTGCGCATACTGACGGTTCCTTTGACAGAAGACCTGTGTATCATTTGTATTCCTTCAATTTCAGTGGTATTCGTAGTCGGGTTTGTCTGAGCCAAGAGGCCTTGGAGAGCGAAGAAGGAAAAGAAGAGTACTAGTATTTTACTTTTCATTTTGAATTTAGGTGTGTAGAATGAGTTCTTCCGTTTCTGACTGATATAGTTTAAGGAGACTGATCATCGGCTCACACAGTTAAATCGTGCAATTTCGATTTCCTTTAACTAGGTCTTTAGCCTTTTAAATGTCTTTTTTTCTCCTAAAACGGCGGTCGTTGGTCAGAAACAGTAGAGTTGTACTTCAATAGTAGCACTTTTCTGCAGATGATACAAGCAAAGGTTTTAAAAGAACCTGTGCCATTGTTCAATCACTTCAATCCAGAATATATAGCCTCATACTTGCAACTTTTAACCGATGATCAGTTACTCAGCCAATTGCAGTTCGCCAAAACACGACGCTTCAAAGGTTGGCGCGACTTATCAGCCGATGATCAAAAGCACAGTTGGTACTCGATACGCCGCACAGGTGAATAGCGCTCTTAGTATGTCGTAAACCGCTGCACCCGCTGTCGGTCATTTCCCGATAAGGAGAGGATGTACATGCCCTTTGCGCCACTTTCCAATTGGAGATCGAAAATATCACTTCCGGGAGTCAGTATGGTCTGATAAACCAACCTTCCCGTTAAGTCGTGAACCTGTAGGGTACTCATTTCGGAAAGGTCGTCTAGCTCTATCGTGAACTGTCCGTTGTTCGGGTTGGGATAGAGCTTGATTCCATTCTCCTTAGAGGCCAACTCGTCTGTAGATAAGGTGTTGCTGAAAAAAGCGTCGAATGTCACCACAGCTGTGCTGGGTTCAAATCCCGGTTGACAAGGGGTGAAAAGCTCAATCTTTACATCTTCGTAGTTGAGCTCAGGACTACCAACCGTTTGCGAGATGGTCACGTCAACCCCTTCCAAACAGGTATTTCCTGCAATCACTCCTGTGGTCACTCCATCGGTAACGTTGATCGGGGTTCCTGCCAACTGCACTTGCAATCCATTCAAGTTGCTTTCCAAAGGAACGTAAACAAAGTACTCACGATCGAAATCACTCTCGTTGCAAATGTCTACCTCGAAAGTAGAGGTTTCCCCATCGGGAATGTCTTCTATCGTCAGGTTAATTGTTCCGCTTTCGCTAAAAGAGATGTCGGGATTGTCGATCTGATAGCCCCCTTCATAAGGACAGCTCGTAGAACTCTCGGATTCGACCAAATCAAAAATCGGTGTACCAAAAGTCAGATCTTGGTAAATATTCACAGAGAATACATCACCGTCTTGATTTCCGGTACCCGAATCATCATCGTTAAAGGTGTAGCTGATCTCCGTTGAGTGCACATTGCTTGAGGTCGATGTACTGCCCTTGGTGGTCTTGGATCGTACTTGTGAACCAAGAGAACCTCCTGAGCCGGAAACATAAACACCGGCCTCAATAGCAGCGCTTTCTTCTATGTACATATTGTATTCTATCTCTTGCATTTCAGCGGTAGTCGTGGTAATCGAGTTGGTCGTGGAGCTTCCCGCTAAAAATTGCGCAGTAGCAGGAACTTGCTCTGCAAAAGCTGCATCCTTTATGTCAGCGTTCATTTGAATGTTTTCTTGCCACACTTCCAACTGATCGGCTACCAGTCGGTATTCATCTGAATCGGGATCGAGGGACGCTAAATTCTCTTCCAAATCAGGAATAATGCTACCCGTTATGTAGCCTTCGGGGTAGATAAAGAACCCATTCGAACTAACAGGTAAAAACGCCAGGCTATTGTCTTCAATCACCTCGCAATTTCCATTCATTGAGATGGTTTTGAACACGCCATAGGCGTATGTGATGGCAGACCCTATGTATAGGTCTCCTGAGTTCTCTTGAAGGATAGGGTCGTCGATGCTCGTGGAATAAGTGTTCTCTACCCTTACGCAAAGTTTTGACTCGTCGACGGTGGTTTCCGTAAAGCCCATTTCCAAACCCGCGGAAACCTCTACAAAGGTTTCTACCTCAGTTGTGACGAGAAAACCTACTTCTCCACTCACCCCGAGCTTGGCCGATCCCCACACCGAATTCGATTCATCTTTTGATAGGGATATAGAATGACCATGACAGGTCTCATCTCCCTGAAGTAATTCCGTG
This Cryomorphaceae bacterium 1068 DNA region includes the following protein-coding sequences:
- a CDS encoding T9SS type A sorting domain-containing protein, with the protein product MKKYFTNTFAFCAAIILSLGMVLTSQAQSCTNTIPFGSTLASSIDGETDTLSTCIYFGEHRPVTAVPIGASYEFAMPDGGYITVREGTFDGPVVGQGSGSASIFSASGADLFVHVNPDDGTCGELIGTCQVLTARCLNCDGCFTPFLFATTSLASGDNSLLTINTCNIAQEYNQVTDVPIFSGIEFTTTGDAYMTVRAGSFDGAVLGEGFSPLTVFSGFDSELYVHYTADDACTFSSSTCLVTTVQCTTCPFPDPMDGNCYNTSSFGGADLSAGTNESTSLSSCAFSTEYSEVTGVPAGENIVFTLEEPGYITVREGTPNGPVVAQGFSPVTVAAFAVTGANLYAHWTSDQFCTQGAECFDATVQCTTCPSCPDGSFIGQACDDGNPLTTGSTIQADCSCGGGGLIPENDTCEGVSTLLDCGESVSGSTDFALPATNVPSGCGDFLSDTQDVWYAFQANGSDNYVVTLETEATFDGVLYAYSGLCGTQTEIACSDAIGGGLTETVELNGLSAGIYYIQLYDYFQTGDYTVSLDCVSSCVNPFPTVNEASLSTVFTGSAFATSWDPVPNQIGCQIQVRFAGGSILGAQIVGGASAGSFNIPGSVLNAGTDYEWRVRCGCSQVPLVAGAFSSWQPFSTPGGATIASQPNPTGGLSNVTFSVSAEGYTTLEVFDMSGRMIDAVFTGNAQPNNDYRFDFDGSSLPNGVYTYRLTTGSEVVIDKFIIAK
- a CDS encoding helix-turn-helix domain-containing protein; translation: MELSSVFLLIIYSLGAIQGIFFGIVLIKGNDSRNKTANKILSFILFALSYRLFIQCLRIFGIGYYDTWYYFMIDVNWVFGPLLYFYTRSIVVPGKKLTRKDWIHFLPLLIQIAFSEFVRLQNLYWDGTRESLSWLGYWGYVAWMNMPTVNLVASAIIVVYSIKSLRLLAYQKSLPNVKEDHSEWIKRIILSFAIYFTLIFGILIIDLSSYEDLPWYFHFEQFYYYPYFIGLAILTYWLGFEGYKRRNQAGILFRSELSGSDKTQLESVLHSIKEAMVREQLFKDPELSLNSLAEKVGIKSYLITKSLSEIEGVSFRDFLNLYRLEEFKRMMNAPEAKNYDLLSLALEVGFNSKSSFNRAVKKHYGILPSELRSSQ
- a CDS encoding T9SS type A sorting domain-containing protein gives rise to the protein MKAHFYLLIIGLSTLVGLSPANAQSFEYCDSNFDYTPVELFDADLASLCVEFPNAVTSGCSFEMFDAESIPQTWRDEVSQNSQKWNQIPANTDIEIDLSFNFVHEPWFGPAPNPYSNPFDNVIQVNWRGEAFLVNLSEQEPGDPGTGGLGSSRIFGSFTFNSGPAIIDGDLSAGLEIIFFNNETGDPAYAAATWMFVEGEGILNDPEWTTTAPAVPQIILRDPPGDGSFTELLQGDETCHGHSISLSKDESNSVWGSAKLGVSGEVGFLVTTEVETFVEVSAGLEMGFTETTVDESKLCVRVENTYSTSIDDPILQENSGDLYIGSAITYAYGVFKTISMNGNCEVIEDNSLAFLPVSSNGFFIYPEGYITGSIIPDLEENLASLDPDSDEYRLVADQLEVWQENIQMNADIKDAAFAEQVPATAQFLAGSSTTNSITTTTAEMQEIEYNMYIEESAAIEAGVYVSGSGGSLGSQVRSKTTKGSTSTSSNVHSTEISYTFNDDDSGTGNQDGDVFSVNIYQDLTFGTPIFDLVESESSTSCPYEGGYQIDNPDISFSESGTINLTIEDIPDGETSTFEVDICNESDFDREYFVYVPLESNLNGLQVQLAGTPINVTDGVTTGVIAGNTCLEGVDVTISQTVGSPELNYEDVKIELFTPCQPGFEPSTAVVTFDAFFSNTLSTDELASKENGIKLYPNPNNGQFTIELDDLSEMSTLQVHDLTGRLVYQTILTPGSDIFDLQLESGAKGMYILSLSGNDRQRVQRFTTY
- a CDS encoding pitrilysin family protein, which gives rise to MKSKILVLFFSFFALQGLLAQTNPTTNTTEIEGIQMIHRSSVKGTVSMRTFIKGGVNNYSMEYQGVEELLLSMIAEGGPAGMSKMEYQQRLEMLGAKISSSTGYDYGNIALSSIKENFNDAVDIYLKAIADPALRQEDFNLIKNRMLNDVRQSKTNPDARLMSMAMASTWKGTDYEKKPTGTEESIKNLTLDVVKRYHQSRLAKNNIFMVLVGDVNTKRLSAYFTRSNISELTEGRSANWFVAEDGVEAGLNIEDRNIETNYITGFLSAPKKGTEESVHNALAMRILGNRFFEELRTKRSLSYAPSAGTTGYIARPMNRIYISTTDPEQSIDVMIDLINDVKTSGYEEKELEGTKQSFLTNYYMGQETNASISLSLGISEIQGSWENMDKFTQRVLDTSLEDINAIIREYANEIHWTYLGNEEMVKPKFFKQPVKAKKIKE